TtagatgccttcagttttaatttcatgatttgtttacttgtcagcagggcatatattttgaaatagagaGCTTGAAGCATGCATATTAAAGTTAATaagcaactggaaagaaaatgacaCCTAAAAGTTGTCATAGTTATTATTCAGCACCTTAATTTTTACGGTTATTGGTAGTTTTGATTGTAAAcggaaaattctgtatcacatatttttaaagtgttccattttgggtagcgttccCATTTGGGTAACGCTGCGTTATACATAACAACCTGGATTTTCTTCAACTTAAAGATAACTTGGCATAATTGACAACTATAAGAGACTATCTTTACAATGGTATGACATGTGGAGCTGTTTTATTGTGTACAACTATTATTAATGGGGATAATGCAACATCATTTGGTGATAGCATGTTTGTAATATTCTTGTGACATTTATAATAAGTAATTTCACTCTTTCCCTAGTATGAAATTTCTTGCACAACAGTCTTCAGATTTGCCAATTTACACATTCCAAGGGTTTTGCTTAAGACAGAGCAGAATATTGCTAGCTTTTGATTCCGAATACTTTTTTGTATTGTATGCTTTACAGAGAGGTATTTGAGTGAGGGCTATACATACACATTATTATCAGTTTTAACATTTCTGGAATCAAGTCATAACTTATAAAACGAAAATTGGAAGCAACAAAAATATATGGAATGGGGTTACCTCCCCCTAGACCATAACATTATTAGATGTCTTATAGACTAAttaactaacatcatatatatttattttttaactcTAATAAATGTTTCATGTTTACTCTGCTTCATATTTCAAACAATGGAAAATGCTTTTTTATGATATGAGGACAGATggtatgacattagctgtttatgTTCCAACAGATATGGGTTTGTCAGAATATAATGAAGAAAAAGGAGGACTACTTGGCCTACCTCAGTACAAGTATCCCAGGTGGCCTGCACCACTTACAGAAACTGCTGCTGCTGTGTCTAAGGTAGCTTTCTACCTATTTCCGTATACTGTAATTTCCTGTGTTTTACCTGCACTAGGTTATAGCCTTCGGAAAACAAAATCAGACATTTtctatgattttgtaaaataaattacagataaCCTGCACTGGCAAATTGCTCGCAGGTTATATGCTGAAAATTACATTTCATGATGGTAGTATGTACTAATAATAACATGTGAGTCTATATGTTACAGTGATGACATTCGGTAGGGGGGGGGTATATGTCTATTCAAAAAACATATAAAGTTATCaataacacatgttttgtttgtaaatatattttaaatgtaagtGATATAGCTCATCTGAAAATATGTTGGGATAGTCGGGGTTACTTGACCTTTTCactgtatacagtgtatttgaaatagttttatagaacaaatatttttcaaaactgaTAATAGTTACCACATATTGCCTGCATTGGCAGATAGCCCGCATTAGGCATCATCtgatgttaaaaaaaatgtataacctGCGGGCAATTTGCAGGAAATTACGATACATCATATTTATGGATGTCTTTGTcttgcattataaaaaaaagatacatttaaaaaagatttttttgtatcttttattttttcaaagttttttgAAAGCATGTGCAtgtctataatatacaaatattgacttacACAAAAACTTCAATCTaaactcatatatatatataatttactcAGCTTTACCTGAAAAAGTACCAAAATGAgttattttttgacattttgtgGAATTTAAATGCATATTTTGTCCTCAGAAGTACATTTTTAGCCCCCCATCATCAGAtggatggtgggctattcaaatcgcttttcgtccgtggtccgtccttctgtccgttaacatttcttgttacctctatttctcagaaagtactgaaggaatctttctcaaatttcatatgtaggttcccctagggccctagttgtgcatattgggaccgatcggtcaacaagatggccgctaggccgccatcttggattttggtaattaaagtttgttaccgctatttctcagaaaggactgaagggatctttctaaaatttcatatgtaggttcccctagggcccttgttgtgcatattgcattttgggaccgatcggtcaacaagatggccgccaggctgccatcttgaattttaatAGGTAAAGTTTGTAACCGCTATTTCTGAgagagtactgaagggatctctctcaaatttcatatgtagcttcccctagggccctagttgtgcatattgcattttgcgattgattggtcaacaagatggccgccaggcagccatcttggattttgatagtaaaagtttgttaccactatttctcagaaagtaatgaagggatctctctcaaatttcatatgtaggttcccttaggtccctagttatgcatattacaTACCGTATTAGgattgatcggtcaacaagatggccgataggccatcatcttggattttgaaattgaagtttgttacagctatttctcagaaattactgaagggatctgtctcaaatgtcatgtgcaggtttcccttggggtcttgttgtgcatattgcattttgggactgatccgtcaacaagatggccgacaggccaccatattggattttgataattgaagtttgataccgctatttctcagaaagtactaaagcaatctgtctcaaattttttaTGTAGCTTCCCCTAGGActatagttgtgcatattgcattttcgaaccaataggtcaacaagatgactgacaggtagccatcttggattttgataattgaagtttgttagcgttatatatctcagaaagtactgaaaggatctttctcaaatttcatatgtagtaatatgaagtaaaagtttgaaaagcagagaaaagatccctctttcctttgtcagacaaagatcgttcttaggtgggcgccaagatccctctgggatttcTTGTATATTTGAATATTGGTTTTGTGCTCTGCATGACCTTTAGGAATTTATTGATAAAGATGATAGAGTAACACCTTGTATATTGTACAGACACCTGACTGACGTGGTTAAGACGACAGCCCCTATAGCCATCCCTATGAGGATGTTGGAGATGTTCACCTCCCCTGATATCTATAGGTCACACAGATTTACACGGAGTCCTGATGGACCAGTTCATCACACATGGCTCTACTTAATCAACCACGGTATGTCAAACATTACACTAGTGgataaaaaatactttaaaattaaaacattttctgatGTAATTTTTCTTGTAATAACAACAAGGTTGACTATAAGCAGTAAATCATctttttaacatatttcatgCTTTGATTTATAATACTTTCACTAATTTTATGAATATCTTTTAAGGCTTTAATATGAGGACAAAATTTAGGATTATGACAAGCAGGAAAGTTGAACATATCTGGTAATAGATGTAGCTAGAACTTTGaacacacaaaaaaattgtAATGAATGTGACACTTTCACTTTTCATCAGATCAATGAAGTGGTCAGTACTAAGGATAGAAGTTTTGTAATAGTCACTTTATGGCTTAAGTTAATCTTGTTTTGTCAATTTGGATTGATTATTGATGTAGGTTACTTTGACAACCTGAGGGTGATCCTGGAGGCCAAAGTTCCCCCAGACCTTGAGAGGACACCGGTGGCTCCTACCCCACTCGCAGACAGCATCCTGGGACTTATCATGGGACCAGTCAGTTACGCTATACAGCACAAAAACCAGTCATTCAGGTAACACAATCCAATtgaaattagacttgtaattctgcttCACTATGATATGCTCCAATACAGATCTAGCATCTCCCTGTTCAGTGTCACCTCAGCGTGACCCCTATGGTAGCCAATTAGCATGTCGCCTATAAAATCTTCGGTGTGATTGAATCTCTCTGAAGTATGAATGGCTTCTAGTACATCTGGAGATGTTTAATATATCATACAAAAGATGCTATACTTATGAAATATCTATTATTGGATTGTTAATTCTTGTTCACAAGATACCTTATACTCTATGATAGTTTATTGAATTCATCATAAATATATTTCGTGtagcagattctcacaaaagtttgcaaacaaaatttatctcataacccaatgaaattaaaaaatagtgacatcaatgcttataattaattttccaaactatttgataaaatgaaatatatttacatctatattccattgattttccagtggattatttttctaaatcagtatgcaacgtcaatgtttttattatgacgtcaatagAAAATATTAAGTTTCTGTGCTATtctcaattttattttcaaagtgatatatgaaaaaaatgaatctgccaatcagaaagccagatttagtacagaaacaaagaaaaatgaatAACTTTGTGTTTAGTGGCTAGCTGTTAgaagtaaatatttacattcttTGTGTtttgtagccatgtcatactGAAGGCAGTCTGTCAGTCCCTTCTGTGTCCGGCGTACAGTGAACAAATAGAACACTTTCTCCTTCCTGCCATGGCTTACGGAAGGTTTCCGTTCCCATTCGTCGATCTCATCCAGGCTCTCATATCTGACACAGCTGTCAACATTAAACAGGGGTCACAGGTCAATGGGAGGCCAAAAAGATCAAGTTCATCTGTAGAGATGACACCATGGCTGCTTGGTGCCCTTGTAACATTAGCTGATAAATACATAGGTGAGGCAACCAAGGCTGTGTGATATacacttttttattttgtgtctAAAATCAAATGGGGATATTTATTACTATCATAGTAAACCATCACATTGTCGTCGTTAcattttaatttcacattttcatgcGTTCTCAGTGAtgtaatttcacaatttttgtcagaatgttttttatgtaaattagCTTCACTGTCCTAAAAATTCAAGCACACAAAAAAGTTAGTTGCCAGGACTTGTTTGTTCAAAGGATGATTAacttaatcacatgattaggccatagggtttttttttctgtgtccGGTAGGTTTTAggtcttgatttttttttccaaactgGGTAATAAAAGAAGTATGGAACAGGGTAAGTAATGTTTCTTGCAGTTTTCATAGATCtctaaaatctataaaaagaaaattcttTTCTTAATTTGATCAGTTGTAATtaaataacttatttttgtagaaaaatgtacaaatcaGTATAAATTTGAACCTCTAAAAAACTTGAATTCCGTAGCGAAACatagtgtttatttttttgcctTGCTAGCTGGTAGAtttaagaaaatcaaaatgatgCAAAACAGAGAAAACACAACTACGGctttagtgaaattttcatgtTCCATTTGCTGcagaatttgttattttatcttCACCAAAATCAGCAAGCAGATAAAAAATGAAGTTCTTAAGAATCTTACAAAATTTTGCGAAAATTGTAGTACCAGAAATTTCTGTTGAACAATTGGGCCCTGGTGACCTGTGTGCAGCAGATAGTTTTAGGCCTTAAGTATTTAATTGGATGTGTATTATGGCAACACATGAAAAATTGTTTTGAGTAGAATATTCTGCATTGTATCTCAACATCAAATTTAGCATAATATCCAATCATAGATTGATTATCATTTGCAGAAGTTCTGAACACCAAGCAGACAGTAGACTTCCTGTCTGTGCTGAAGAAATTGTTGTCGAGTTTACCAACATGTGAGGTTGAAGATGACGATGATTCTGATGATGAAATGGATGTAGACCAATTGGTATGTTactatactccaggggttactatcaccaATGTTACATCCACCCCTCGACTGTCTCATTAATAAAACTGAATGCAGTtcaggagagagaaaaaactgaccaatcacaggcctgcagagacttcttTTGAAGATGACAGAGAAATGCTCAACTTCAGAGCAACACAGTCAACTACTGCCTCCAGTTTACTATTCGATCTTCCAAGGGTGGAAGTAATATCTGTtatcgtaacccctggagtatcaaggatgctaAATACAGacattttacaatgtatttgtatgttttgggcATTAGCCAATTAAAGGTATTCCAAATTTTGTTCAGATGTCCATGCAAACAACTATTACCAACAAAGAAATGGATTTGATTGAATGTTTTCATTAGAAATATAGTCATTGCTTCCCGGCGAAGATAGAGAACTTTGATAccataaaaatgtaaaaatgtatgtAAGTGATTTGTCAATAAGATAATTATACTTCAAGCACATAATTTTCAATAATGGTTAAGGATTGgataatagaaaaaaatttgttttagaaatttttatttatttgaatttctaACAGATCATGAACTCTTCCATCATGCTTCttgaattaataaataaatttatctGTTTTTCTTCACAGTTTCCAACAGAAGGTTTACAAAAGATTCAACAAGATTGCATGACATTTTTAAATTCTCCCAACTTTGTCCATCGTGTCATTGATTGCCTTGGAAACAAGATGTCACATGACATAGTGTCGGCCATCTGTGTTATATGTCACGCCCTAATGACGCACCATCACTTGGAAATCCACAAAGTCAGGTAAAACTGATGCACAGGTGTATTAACCTTTAAATTAATCTGTTTATAGCTTCTCAATGTCTCGCACCACCTAATGATTACTtatcaaagtaaaacatttcCATGTTTTCATTGAACGGACTAACTCATGTATcacatgatacctgataacgtatgtgcgggactagtatctccactGATAAAAGAACAGAACTATTTGTAATTCTCCCGCTAAAATGACATTTACATGGGATATCATATTTTACTGATATTCCATCGCCAATACAAACACTAAGCACAAATGTTATCAGGAATCACATGGTTTATAATTAAATCCcattttattgtgatattttatcCCAAATGTTAACATGTCAATATATCTTTTCAGTATCTGCTACACtgataaatcaattatattattCTATAAAATTTAACACAATTTAGGCTTTTCATGCTCCGCTCCTAAAATGAATGGGTGGTTTATAGTGTTATCTATGTCCATAACATCTCGTTTCATCTTGTACCATCTCATCATTTGATGTCAATGTTTTACATCTCGGAGACATTGcataacatgaaataaattcAGTAAAACTTTACTCTTACCGTGCTTTCTCTGGATTACAGATTGCTGTACAGCTTAGCCTTCAGCAAGTCTTTTATCCGTGGTCTGTGGTCAGTCTGTACAACAACCTCGAACTGGACAGTCATGGGGTAAGTGTTACCATTGGTAACTAGTGAGGCTTTGTCTCATGTTGTTGTAGTCGTAATTATTACAGATGAAGAATGAAATAGTTTTGGTATTTACGCATTGATGTTACTAGTTTTTCATTTCATCAGGGTATGggggaaaaaaatgtttgcaaactgtgaataaaagtttgcaaacaatttgttttcataacctgatgaaattttaaaaaaagtgaCATTAATGcttatgattaattttattatctatttgatgaaataaaatatgtttaaatgtaccatTCTAAAGATTTTATATGGATtgtttttccgaatcaatacacAGCATCAATATCTATTGTGACGTTACAATAATAAAGGGGTTTTGTGCCATTCTTGGATTTCATGCATCGTCGACCGCCATGCGCCGTTCACCttggccgttttcgtttattcggaacaaccggttcgaccgtttgtaaaagtcattatttcaagtataaaacctgacggacctgcagttttttcTACGGGCCTgcgagggctttgtcaaggctcgtctgaaaacaatataaaatcaccaggtccgtctttaattaataaacgaacaactaggtccaaccagtcaaaccgtataatcgaaaacggcccttgTTTTCATTCAGACAACTTCTTCTCAAcaaccaaaaggcccagagtactgatggttggcctgtggcatgctgggatgaagtgctaccaagtttgttcaaatgaatgaccttaactttcattcaaggtcacaggggtcaaaaaagctaaaatcttgaaacgatttcttctcaagaaccaaaaggccctgggtactcatattgggtctgtgacatgctgggatgaagggcaatcaagtttgttcaaataaacgatcttgaccttcattcaaggtcacaggggtcaaataggctaaaatcttttaaacaacttcttgtgaataactaagaggtctagATACATGATCTTTAGCCTTTGACATGCTTAGACAAATGGCTACCAAAGTTGTTCAAGTAAATGactttgacattcattcaaggtcacaggggtcaaattagCTGCATTATTGAAgttcaaaagacttttagacagataatttTGTCGTCTGttgagctacaattggtgcctattactgctaacgGAGCAAAGAAATGATTGTCCAAACCATCATTAAAACTCTGTATGCATTTCATCTTATTTGTTTGATAtcacttacctactaggcaataaaactgaaccgtataaTCTATCAAATTAACAGCGAGACATTAtgttttttcacatataaatatgatggtcTTTTGGAAAGAAAATTATACTGCAAGTCTACAtattatgaatttgacgtcttacGAGTGGTTgatattaagaatggtcgttatgtttcttttggacaaaaataataaataaatgcatgtatatgcttaaaataattggaaaccttcGACAAAGTATAGAAAATGTGCCTGAGTGATCTGAGGCAGTGCACCACTATATCATATAGGGACCAtacggccgaaaggtatagtaggccatTTGTAGCATGGTgcggatcaagggaccttcactCATgttctaattcatcaaatatatcagaacctgaacttctCTTATTAAAAGAGTTTTTTGAAatgccttaattgtttgccaactctatattctttgaggtgttgtattgttctaatagtcagatgaccgttaaggcccataggcctcttgttttccaTAGTGGTgttcaaaaaaatattggccagtCAGAAGgccggatttagtatgaaaacaaagaaaaaatcattataacGTTATCAATGGTAAACTTTTGATGTTGACAGTACGGAAGCCTCCCTCATCCAGATGTTGGCTTGTGGAGTAGATCTTTCAGACGATGATATCCAGAGAATTGTACCGCTGTTAGCAATCTTCTGTGCAATGTTTAATCACTTCCTGTACACAATACATGATGCTGATTTCTATGGAGATACAACAGGTATGACTCCatgtttgatatatacatgtacatggtaatAACGGGACGTTATAATTATGAATGAACGTCTCATTTGTTGACATTACAGAATTTATGATTATGAATGAAGGTCTCATTTGTTGAAATTACAGAACTAAGTTGAACATGCAATGGTATTCAGAACATATTTGATCATAATGGAAGGCACTTATATTTTGTAGTACAGTTCAGAGAATTCAAATAAAACTTATTGTGTTTGATAATTGGTGAAGGGTATTCATGATTCCTTATTACTATATAGATGATTGTTTTGGTGCGGAtgatattttcgtgatttcaCGAGACATTACTATGATCGCGAAAAATTGATCTGCAATGTATTAAAAATTTGTTCAACCCTTAAATcctcaaatttgattttttcattttaagattATAATTGCGAAAATTTTTGTTCACAAAAATAACCTTCTATATGGTATTTCTTGAGTGATAACCCCAAACAGGGTTTTTCTCAATCAACTTGAACGATGATTGAGCTTTACAATGTCTGCTTTTGTATGTGTTATTTAGACATTTGATGGATATTTTGTGTAATCTGTAGCTAGCAGTATGCCCTTCAGCCTGGAGGAACTGATCCCCATGACACTTGTATTACGTGACACGTGTCTGGGGGTGATTGAGCTGGCGAACCCAGATACACGGCTGTCAATATCGGAGGACTATCAAGAGGCACTCATACAGGCAGGCATGAAAGACAAGCCTCGGCAGAAAGAGGAGCAGGATCGTAACAATCATATGTGGGCCTACCTGTTTAAGGTTAGTGCTGTcttgttaaaactgtttgtgtAAAATTTCTGTTTTATATGTTAATTTTCCCAAGGTAAATATCACACAACCATGAGCTAGATTTGTACCAACAATCATTGGTGCATTACTGCATAGTTGTTAAATTCgctatacatttgtattcacattttcactgaaattcatgcaattttaagaaattacttgtggtaattaaaataattgttcaTTAATTCTAGTAGTCAGcgattattgaaaatattaaccTGCAAAACTTAAAgcaatatacagtatataagatTATACTTCATCATTCCACTTATTAAAGTGTATATACTTCAATTGTTAGTGGATAACTATACTGACCTCCAAAATGTTACAcatgaatatttacaaatatacataaaatgtagAAATATGTAAACATTGTTAATACAGGCATCAGTATATATTACTTATCAACTTATCTATCTTCTCTAACTCATTACTTGCTTATTCAAGATTTTTCTTAGAGATAAATTGTCAGCAAATTATAACTTATATAACAGAACTTCGGAGGGCAGTGTatattctttattatttttttttctatgttgATGAACCCAATAAGGATTACCAATTTGTTTATCTGTGTTCCAATATAATTGATCAGTACATTCATTGTTTGTGTATTTAAATTACAGGTTACCTCTTCTCTAGTGCGACAGCTCTACTCCCGAGACACACGGCGCATGTTCTGTCCTCAAAACTTCTGGCTGTCGGACCGAGTATCTATCCAGGCAGATAAGGTACTTAGTGCTGGTGAAATTATTAGATTTATCTGTCTGATAAGTGTGAATTTAGTGATGTTTACCCTGAATAATGTGTAACATTAGCCTGTCATTGATAATCACAAATAGATTTTGGTCTGAAATTCCtttattttctgtaatataCCCAAACAAAAAGaccaatagaatcttacatgagtctgtcaagtggacagggatatctcaagcTGAGTGAAAGATTTAACCTGAGGCTTGatagccaaaatctttcacgaaggttgggatatccctgtccacttgacagacccaatgtttgatttttttcctcctatacttagtagaaaaatgagaaaatttcAGTTGCTTTCCAGCTTTTTCGTCATGCCATTATCGCAAGGAACGTGGTTATGCATCAAATATTGAAGTCATGACATAATTGTTTGGTGCGTGTGAGCTGTCATACACCACCCtgtgtgagatagcttttcccTAACAACCAAGGGATATCCCTGTGTAAGTTAGCTCTTCCATAACAACCATGGGATATCCCTGTGTAAGTTAGCTCTTCCATAACAACCATGGGATATCCCTGTGTAAGTTAGCTCTTCCATAACAACCATGGGATATCCCTGTGTAAGTTAGCTCTTCCATAACAACCATGGGATATCCCTGTGTAAGTTAGCTCTTCCATAACAACCATGGGATATCCCTGTGTAAGTTAGCTCTTCCATAACAACCATGGGATATCCCTGAAAGTTAGCTCTTCCCTAACAACCATGGGATATCCCTGTGTAAGTTAGCTCTTCCATAACAACCATGGGATATCCCTGAAAGTTAGCTCTTCCCTAACAACCATGGGATATCCCTGTGTAAGTTAGCTTTTCCCTAACAACCATGGGATATCCCTGTGTAAGTTAGCTCTTCCCTAACAACCATGGGATATCCCTGTGTAAGATAGCTTTTCCCTAACAACCatgggatatccctgtgaagtatgggagaaattaGGATATTGATTCTCTATTTTTCACTTATCAAAAAACCTAGTAAATAACCTCCTCCTTTCTGCAGATCTCGATTTTCATTTACCCTTACCTGTACTCTACACTCTACCTGTACTCTTTGTGTTCCAGCCATCTCAAATCTACAGAGCTCAAGGTTCCGTGTTCACCAGGCGACCATTCGGAGCAATGAAATCTCTTACAAAAACTGCACCAGGTAGGttcataacaataaaaaaaaccatgtcaACTTTTAGAACACATGAGAGAAGTATTTGGCAACAGAACTGTTATTAACCACCAGTGTTACACTGTAAACAGCTGTATTTTTCCTTTGAAGAGCTTTAGAGTCTTTGAAAAAATACCCCCAAAATTAGGCTGTCAGGGCAAAGCCTCCATAACTACAATACTATGATATTGTGAACATGTATTCATCGTTTTGTCCTTGATATAACCAATCATTACTCTGTAGAGATGATTTTTATCACCACTAAATACTGTAACTCTTAGAAGAAGTCCAAAaagatattaatttttaattttacagatGAAGATGGGCCTCCGTTATCTAATACAGATGTAAAGAATTTAGTTATTCTCACGGAGCTTCCTTTTGTCGTTACATTTGAAGAACGTTTCAAGGTCAGTATATGGTGGAAATGGTAGGAAGAAGAAAAGTGAAACCCTGTCTTTAGGTGTGGATGTTTTCATTCATAACTTAAAACATGTTATATTGTAAGATCAGGGAGGGGATATATTGGTACAGGTTGCCTATCCTTCGGTCTGTAGATATGATTGACCGACTACTCCTATTAAACAATTGAGCTATAACATCACACCATTTATATATGAGCATTATGTGGCATAACCATGGTGCTCATTGTGATGATGTCATCAAGTTCAACACACAACAATATTGTGATAACCACATGgtttcattaatttcttttcaaCTTTGGCTGGTCAGCACTCGCTGAGCCTTGTGTCCAGATTAAGATGTACAATTTAATCATTCAaggtattttcattttatttgatgTGTTTCACTCTGTTCACCAGATTTTACAGAAATTGATACAGACTGACCGTCAGGAGCACCAAGGAGAAATGACTCATTTCCTGTCTGGGCCTTCCATTTCTGTGATGATTCGGAGGAACTATAT
This portion of the Argopecten irradians isolate NY chromosome 6, Ai_NY, whole genome shotgun sequence genome encodes:
- the LOC138324718 gene encoding ubiquitin-protein ligase E3C-like is translated as MYSFEGDFRRKPIQSLRGASKKEEKNQLLIRAQIERQRREEVRLQHESATKIQAYFRSYAVRKRKMVAVRNEFDQRIQSLHGPESPDMKTLVSLQQQLSFFYRDQLDSQRLIWVCQNIMKKKEDYLAYLSTSIPGGLHHLQKLLLLCLRHLTDVVKTTAPIAIPMRMLEMFTSPDIYRSHRFTRSPDGPVHHTWLYLINHGYFDNLRVILEAKVPPDLERTPVAPTPLADSILGLIMGPVSYAIQHKNQSFSHVILKAVCQSLLCPAYSEQIEHFLLPAMAYGRFPFPFVDLIQALISDTAVNIKQGSQVNGRPKRSSSSVEMTPWLLGALVTLADKYIEVLNTKQTVDFLSVLKKLLSSLPTCEVEDDDDSDDEMDVDQLFPTEGLQKIQQDCMTFLNSPNFVHRVIDCLGNKMSHDIVSAICVICHALMTHHHLEIHKVRLLYSLAFSKSFIRGLWSVCTTTSNWTVMGTEASLIQMLACGVDLSDDDIQRIVPLLAIFCAMFNHFLYTIHDADFYGDTTASSMPFSLEELIPMTLVLRDTCLGVIELANPDTRLSISEDYQEALIQAGMKDKPRQKEEQDRNNHMWAYLFKVTSSLVRQLYSRDTRRMFCPQNFWLSDRVSIQADKPSQIYRAQGSVFTRRPFGAMKSLTKTAPDEDGPPLSNTDVKNLVILTELPFVVTFEERFKILQKLIQTDRQEHQGEMTHFLSGPSISVMIRRNYIYEDAFDKLSPENEPNLKLKMRVQLINAAGLDEAGIDGGGIFREFLSELLKTGFDPNRGMFCHTTDLLLYPNPKSAFLMENYTKHYYFLGRMLGKAIYENMLVELPFASFFLSKILSRHGGNLDIHHLASLDPELYRNLLSLKTYEGDVVDLGLDFTTVNDDFGQTKVVELKPGGHQIAVDNHNKIEYIHLMADHKLNKQIRVQCTAFRQGMSDVLNLDWLRMFDHHELQVLISGAITPVNIEDLQRHTNYSGGYTDSHPIIRMFWKVVEQFTNRQKRQLLKFVTSCSRPPLLGFKDLYPAFCVHYGGNEPDRLPTASTCMNLLRLPEFSDEKTMKTKLLYAVESESGFELS